A portion of the Desulfotignum phosphitoxidans DSM 13687 genome contains these proteins:
- a CDS encoding bile acid:sodium symporter yields MIKKYWFFMGMAIMAALAFALPGIGPVIKQYNVLNIGIFLAFLLTGLSLETSTVLDQLKDVKVLAAALFSSLIFFPAAAFYAARFFLSAWPDFVMGALIIGAAPVTVASGTVMTAMAGGNVPLSLFICVLGNFAAIFTIPFMLNLILAVDNAAMELPILQMLAGLTFKVLLPTIIGQVLRPRVKHLLPPHKAKMSIFNQCIVLLIILNAVASSADSILDVGPVLFLVLSFMIGLHVFMLVFNYYLGRIIGLDLPSIAAFTIHTSQKTLTVSYLVWAGYFAVAYPMALIPAIVYHLTQMIMDTLVAHRFGRVIRRRSS; encoded by the coding sequence ATGATCAAAAAATACTGGTTCTTCATGGGCATGGCCATCATGGCGGCACTGGCGTTTGCCCTGCCCGGGATCGGCCCGGTCATCAAACAATATAATGTCCTGAATATCGGGATTTTCCTGGCGTTTCTGCTGACAGGCCTGTCATTGGAAACATCCACGGTGCTGGATCAGCTCAAAGATGTCAAAGTACTGGCAGCGGCCTTGTTTTCTTCGCTGATCTTTTTTCCGGCGGCCGCTTTTTATGCGGCCCGGTTTTTTTTAAGCGCGTGGCCGGATTTTGTCATGGGTGCGTTGATCATCGGTGCTGCTCCTGTCACCGTGGCTTCGGGCACGGTCATGACGGCCATGGCCGGGGGCAATGTGCCCTTGAGCCTGTTCATCTGCGTGCTGGGCAATTTCGCCGCCATCTTTACCATTCCGTTCATGCTCAACCTGATCCTGGCCGTGGACAATGCCGCCATGGAGCTGCCCATCCTCCAGATGCTTGCCGGATTGACCTTTAAGGTGCTGCTGCCCACAATCATCGGCCAGGTGCTGCGGCCCCGGGTGAAACACCTGTTGCCGCCCCACAAAGCAAAGATGTCCATTTTCAATCAATGCATTGTGCTGCTGATCATTCTCAACGCCGTGGCCAGTTCCGCGGACAGCATTCTGGATGTGGGACCGGTGCTGTTTCTGGTGTTGTCGTTCATGATCGGCCTTCATGTGTTCATGCTGGTTTTCAACTATTATCTGGGCAGGATCATCGGCCTGGATCTGCCGTCCATCGCTGCTTTCACCATCCACACCTCCCAGAAAACCCTGACCGTGTCCTACCTGGTCTGGGCCGGGTATTTCGCCGTTGCCTATCCCATGGCCCTGATTCCGGCCATTGTGTATCACCTGACCCAGATGATCATGGATACGTTGGTGGCCCACCGGTTCGGCCGGGTGATCCGCCGCCGGTCATCCTGA
- a CDS encoding SPFH domain-containing protein: MGTRNVVFLELLEWFDDTGEALVHRLPETGSADIKYGAQLVVRESQAAVFFYNGKAVGAFGPGRHTLKTANIPILTKLASLPWGFTSPLRAEVYFTNLKTFVNLKWGTRDPVAFRDRDLGLVRLRAFGVFNIRIVQPVLFVNRLVGTQGIFSTQSVADYLNQVVVSRFNDHIGEQIDTIFDLPARYDELSQSLAERLRDDFSKFGLNLTQLYINAITPPPEVQKAIDDKSRLGVFDDMNKLMQMKTAMAMEKIAENPDGTGTGGAQAGMGMGLGLMLPGMFARQLTGEAPQNTGTSAPTAKCPECRHAIFEDANFCPFCGHQQVIFEKCTQCGKNITPNTRFCPRCGTPVQTAPTEKICARCGAKNLPEAVFCNQCGARH; the protein is encoded by the coding sequence ATGGGCACCCGCAACGTTGTTTTTCTGGAACTGCTGGAATGGTTTGACGATACGGGAGAGGCACTGGTCCACCGGCTGCCGGAAACCGGCTCCGCAGACATTAAATATGGGGCCCAGCTGGTGGTCAGAGAAAGCCAGGCCGCCGTGTTTTTCTACAACGGCAAGGCCGTGGGCGCGTTCGGCCCGGGCCGCCACACCCTGAAAACCGCCAACATCCCGATTCTGACCAAGCTGGCCAGCCTGCCCTGGGGATTTACCAGTCCCCTGCGGGCCGAGGTGTATTTCACCAACCTGAAAACCTTTGTCAACCTGAAATGGGGAACCCGGGACCCCGTGGCGTTCCGGGACCGGGACTTAGGACTGGTCCGGTTGAGGGCCTTCGGGGTGTTCAACATCAGAATCGTGCAGCCCGTGCTGTTTGTCAACCGCCTGGTGGGGACTCAAGGGATTTTTTCCACCCAGAGCGTGGCAGATTACCTCAACCAGGTGGTGGTGTCCCGGTTCAATGACCATATCGGAGAACAGATCGACACCATATTCGATCTGCCGGCCCGGTATGATGAACTGTCCCAAAGCCTGGCCGAACGGCTGAGAGATGATTTTTCCAAGTTCGGCCTGAATCTCACCCAGCTGTATATCAATGCCATCACTCCGCCGCCCGAGGTGCAGAAAGCCATTGACGACAAAAGCCGGCTGGGCGTGTTTGACGACATGAACAAACTCATGCAGATGAAAACCGCCATGGCCATGGAAAAGATTGCGGAAAACCCGGACGGCACGGGGACGGGCGGGGCCCAGGCCGGCATGGGCATGGGACTGGGATTGATGCTGCCGGGCATGTTTGCCAGACAACTGACCGGGGAAGCGCCTCAAAACACGGGCACATCCGCCCCCACTGCAAAATGCCCGGAATGCCGGCACGCGATTTTTGAAGATGCCAATTTCTGTCCTTTCTGCGGCCATCAGCAGGTGATTTTTGAAAAATGCACCCAGTGCGGCAAGAACATCACCCCCAACACCCGGTTCTGCCCCCGGTGCGGCACCCCCGTTCAAACCGCGCCCACAGAAAAAATCTGTGCCCGGTGCGGGGCGAAAAATCTGCCGGAAGCCGTGTTCTGCAACCAGTGCGGTGCGCGCCATTAG
- a CDS encoding fumarate hydratase: MTEFNYDPLFPLGEDTTEYRMLTRDFVRTKEFEGSEVLLVEPRALTLLAQTAFKDVAHLYRVDHLKQLQAVMEDPDSSDNDRYVALELLKNAVISAEKIYPMCQDTGTAIIMGKKGQQVWTWSDDEKELSKGVFEAYTQNYLRYSQNAPLTMYQEKNTKTNLPAQVDIAAVQGDEYGFLFMAKGGGSANKTALFQMTKAVLNSEESLLDFMADKMKALGTTACPPYHIAFVIGGTSAETNLKAVKLASARFLDTLPTKGSDTGHAFRDVDLEEKVLARAQHLGLGAQFGGKHFALDIRIIRMPRHGASCPIGIGVSCSADRQIKGKITRQGIFLEQLEENPSSYLPKVEPEIKAGVHINLNRPMDEIRSELSKYPVSTRLSLTGKIIVARDIAHAKFMEQYQQGKGLPSYLKKHIIYYAGPSKRPEGELSGSFGPTTASRMDPYVPIFQEQGASLIMLAKGNRSREVTDSCRIHGGFYLGSIGGPAARLGKDFIKKVELKEYEELGMEAVYMITVENFPAFIIVDDKGNDFYAGLL; this comes from the coding sequence ATGACTGAATTCAATTATGATCCGCTGTTTCCTTTGGGCGAAGACACCACTGAATACCGGATGCTGACCAGAGATTTTGTCCGGACCAAGGAGTTTGAAGGCAGCGAAGTCCTTCTGGTGGAACCCCGGGCCCTGACCCTTCTGGCCCAGACCGCGTTCAAAGATGTGGCCCACCTGTACCGGGTCGATCACTTAAAGCAGCTGCAAGCCGTGATGGAAGATCCGGACAGTTCCGACAATGACCGGTACGTGGCCCTGGAACTGCTGAAAAACGCGGTGATATCCGCTGAAAAAATATATCCCATGTGCCAGGATACGGGCACGGCCATTATCATGGGCAAAAAAGGCCAGCAGGTGTGGACCTGGTCGGATGATGAAAAAGAGCTGTCCAAAGGGGTGTTTGAAGCCTATACCCAAAATTACCTGCGGTACTCCCAGAATGCGCCGCTGACCATGTACCAGGAAAAAAATACCAAAACCAACCTGCCGGCCCAGGTGGATATCGCTGCGGTCCAGGGGGATGAATACGGGTTCCTGTTCATGGCCAAGGGCGGGGGATCCGCCAACAAGACGGCGTTGTTCCAGATGACCAAGGCCGTACTCAATTCCGAGGAGAGTCTCTTGGATTTTATGGCCGATAAAATGAAAGCATTGGGTACTACAGCCTGCCCACCATATCACATCGCGTTTGTCATCGGCGGCACGTCGGCGGAAACCAACCTTAAAGCCGTGAAACTGGCTTCAGCCAGGTTCCTGGATACCCTGCCCACCAAAGGCAGTGATACGGGGCATGCGTTCCGGGATGTTGATCTGGAGGAAAAAGTGCTGGCACGGGCTCAACATTTAGGCCTGGGTGCCCAGTTCGGTGGAAAGCATTTCGCCTTAGACATCCGGATCATCCGTATGCCCCGGCACGGGGCATCATGTCCCATAGGCATTGGAGTTTCCTGTTCCGCCGACCGGCAGATCAAGGGCAAGATTACCAGACAAGGAATCTTTCTGGAACAGTTGGAAGAAAATCCATCAAGCTATCTGCCAAAGGTTGAACCTGAAATCAAAGCCGGAGTTCATATCAATCTGAATCGGCCCATGGACGAAATCCGGTCCGAACTGTCAAAATATCCAGTTTCCACGAGACTTTCTTTAACTGGAAAGATTATCGTTGCCAGGGATATCGCCCATGCCAAATTCATGGAACAGTATCAGCAGGGTAAAGGCCTTCCATCCTATTTGAAAAAACATATCATCTATTATGCCGGACCTTCGAAGCGCCCGGAAGGAGAATTGTCTGGTTCATTCGGACCTACAACTGCATCTCGCATGGATCCTTATGTCCCGATATTCCAGGAGCAGGGTGCCTCTCTGATCATGCTGGCCAAAGGAAACAGGAGTAGGGAGGTAACCGATTCTTGCAGGATACACGGTGGCTTTTACCTTGGGTCTATTGGAGGGCCTGCGGCCCGCCTGGGCAAGGATTTCATCAAAAAAGTGGAACTCAAGGAATACGAAGAACTGGGCATGGAAGCCGTGTACATGATCACGGTGGAAAATTTTCCCGCCTTTATCATCGTGGATGACAAAGGCAATGATTTTTACGCCGGCCTGCTCTGA
- a CDS encoding fumarate reductase iron-sulfur subunit — protein sequence MDDQARVLKFQIFRYNPQKKGDKPRMVTYEITEAPGMTIFIALNEIRETQDPSLQFDFVCRAGICGSCAMVINGQPDLACRTLTAKFPDGEIKLLPLPGFELIGDLSVNTGKFMRAMSERVESWIHDKEADLVNYDELEERMDPDVADEIYELERCVECGACVSACATKRMRPDFLSAVGFMRLARFALDPRDKRTDEEFYEIMGNDDGVFGCMTLLGCEDYCPKDLPHQTQIAYLRRKMALIR from the coding sequence ATGGACGATCAGGCAAGAGTGTTGAAATTTCAGATATTCCGCTACAACCCCCAGAAAAAGGGGGACAAGCCCCGGATGGTGACCTATGAAATCACGGAAGCCCCGGGTATGACCATATTCATCGCGTTGAACGAGATCAGAGAAACCCAGGACCCGTCCCTGCAGTTTGATTTTGTGTGCCGGGCCGGTATCTGCGGGTCCTGCGCCATGGTGATCAACGGGCAGCCGGACCTGGCCTGCCGGACCCTGACCGCCAAGTTCCCGGACGGGGAGATCAAACTGCTGCCCTTGCCCGGATTTGAACTCATCGGAGATCTGTCCGTGAACACGGGCAAGTTCATGCGGGCCATGAGCGAGCGGGTGGAATCCTGGATCCATGATAAAGAAGCGGACCTGGTGAATTATGATGAGCTTGAAGAGCGCATGGACCCGGATGTGGCCGACGAGATCTATGAACTGGAACGGTGCGTGGAATGCGGGGCCTGTGTGTCTGCCTGCGCCACCAAGCGGATGCGTCCGGATTTTCTGTCTGCCGTGGGGTTCATGCGTCTGGCACGGTTTGCCCTGGATCCCAGAGACAAGCGGACGGATGAAGAGTTCTACGAAATCATGGGCAATGATGACGGGGTGTTCGGGTGTATGACGCTTCTGGGGTGTGAGGACTATTGTCCCAAAGACCTGCCCCACCAGACCCAGATCGCGTACCTGCGGCGCAAAATGGCGCTGATCCGATGA
- a CDS encoding fumarate reductase flavoprotein subunit — MKVIYTDSLVIGGGLAGLRVAIASMQRGFDTIVLSLIPAKRSHSAAAQGGMQASLGACVKGDGDDEDVHFGDTVKGSDWGCDQDVARMFVNTAPKAIRQLAAWGVPWSRVRGGDREVIINGEKVTITEKHEAHGLITARDFGGTKKWRTCFTSDGTGHTMLYAMDNKAIQLGIPVHERKEAVALIHEDGVCYGAIVRDLITGELIAYVAKATTIATGGYGRLYAVTTNAVISEGIGTAIALETGVAALGNMEAVQFHPTAIVPVGILTTEGCRGDGGLLLDKDGYRFMPDYEPDKKELASRDVVSRRMTEHMRKGKGVPSPYGDHLWLDITLLGRKHIEKNLREVKEICEYFLGIDPVKEYIPVRPTQHYSMGGVRTKATGESPTLKGLFSAGEAACWDMHGFNRLGGNSVAETVVAGMIVGEFVADYCETSSLNVSTSTIEHFVKREEKKIADLLVRDYGENPYELKAEMQQIMMDKVGIFRNGPHLEQAVEELQVLNQRARSIALRNRISSSNPELVEAIRVPKMIKLALCVAYGAMLRTESRGAHAREDYPERNDRDWLKRTLTTWPDETADLPDVSYEDLDVMKMEMPPGSRGYGVDNTILHPDTEKRIAEIEEIKKANPKADRFALHQLLNPTPIPEKFKGKNERIGRGYK, encoded by the coding sequence ATGAAAGTTATATATACGGATTCACTTGTCATCGGCGGCGGCCTGGCAGGGCTCAGAGTTGCCATCGCCTCCATGCAGCGGGGGTTTGACACCATTGTCCTCTCGCTGATCCCTGCCAAACGGTCCCATTCCGCAGCGGCCCAGGGCGGCATGCAGGCCAGCCTGGGCGCCTGTGTCAAAGGTGACGGAGATGATGAAGATGTACATTTTGGAGACACGGTCAAAGGCAGTGACTGGGGATGCGACCAGGATGTGGCCAGAATGTTTGTCAACACGGCCCCCAAAGCGATCCGCCAGCTGGCGGCTTGGGGGGTTCCCTGGTCCCGGGTCAGAGGCGGGGACCGGGAGGTGATCATCAATGGTGAAAAAGTCACCATCACGGAAAAACATGAAGCCCACGGCCTGATCACGGCCAGAGATTTCGGGGGTACCAAGAAATGGCGCACCTGTTTCACTTCCGACGGCACGGGCCATACCATGCTGTATGCCATGGACAACAAGGCGATCCAGCTGGGCATCCCCGTGCATGAACGAAAAGAGGCCGTGGCCCTGATCCATGAGGACGGGGTCTGTTACGGGGCCATTGTCAGAGACCTGATCACGGGTGAGCTCATCGCCTATGTGGCCAAGGCCACCACCATTGCCACGGGCGGGTATGGAAGGCTGTATGCCGTGACCACCAACGCCGTGATCTCCGAGGGCATCGGCACAGCCATTGCCCTGGAAACCGGGGTGGCCGCCCTGGGGAACATGGAAGCCGTCCAGTTTCATCCCACGGCCATCGTGCCCGTGGGTATTCTCACCACGGAAGGATGCCGCGGTGACGGCGGGCTTTTGCTGGACAAGGACGGATACCGGTTCATGCCGGATTACGAGCCGGACAAAAAAGAGCTGGCCTCCCGGGACGTGGTGTCCCGGCGCATGACCGAGCACATGAGAAAAGGCAAGGGCGTGCCCTCTCCCTATGGGGATCATTTGTGGCTGGACATCACCTTGCTGGGCAGAAAACACATTGAAAAAAACCTGCGGGAAGTCAAAGAGATCTGCGAGTATTTCCTGGGCATCGACCCGGTAAAAGAATACATTCCCGTCCGGCCCACCCAGCATTATTCCATGGGCGGGGTGAGAACCAAAGCCACGGGGGAAAGCCCCACCCTCAAGGGGTTGTTTTCCGCCGGGGAAGCCGCGTGCTGGGACATGCACGGGTTCAACCGGTTAGGGGGCAATTCCGTGGCCGAAACCGTGGTGGCCGGCATGATCGTGGGTGAATTTGTGGCCGATTATTGTGAAACCAGTTCCCTGAATGTGTCCACCTCCACCATCGAGCATTTTGTAAAAAGAGAGGAAAAGAAAATTGCAGACCTGCTGGTCAGAGATTACGGGGAAAACCCCTATGAACTCAAAGCGGAGATGCAGCAGATCATGATGGACAAGGTGGGTATTTTCCGCAACGGGCCGCATCTGGAACAGGCCGTGGAAGAATTGCAGGTACTCAACCAGCGGGCCCGAAGCATTGCGCTTCGCAACCGGATTTCATCGTCTAATCCCGAACTGGTGGAAGCCATCCGGGTGCCCAAGATGATCAAGCTGGCCCTGTGCGTGGCCTATGGCGCCATGCTAAGAACCGAAAGCAGAGGGGCCCATGCCAGGGAAGATTATCCGGAACGAAACGACCGAGACTGGCTCAAACGCACCCTGACCACCTGGCCGGATGAGACCGCGGATCTGCCCGATGTCTCCTATGAGGATCTGGACGTCATGAAAATGGAAATGCCGCCGGGGTCCCGGGGATATGGCGTGGACAACACCATTCTTCATCCGGACACGGAAAAACGGATCGCTGAAATCGAAGAGATCAAAAAAGCCAATCCCAAGGCGGACCGGTTCGCGCTTCATCAGCTGCTGAATCCCACACCTATTCCGGAAAAATTTAAAGGTAAAAACGAGCGTATCGGCAGGGGGTACAAATAA
- a CDS encoding fumarate reductase cytochrome b subunit — MESYIIEEYKPRSSRLPARLDLAQSGTGLILGLFMWVHMLLVGSIILGKGAFDFVAKTMELAFLSNTGHGYPIAVFFAVSGVFTLFIVHALLGMRKFPISWRQHRIMRDQMQMMKHTDTNLWYIQAVTGFIMFFAGSVHLYTMLVNPGSIDPFLSADRVVSGNYWFLYLILLICVELHASIGLYRLCMKWGWFTGKDARNSRKKIKTVKNRLTIFFLAIGFLALAMFVIIGFQHRSNAGEPYQGSAYQKTSPVVEEKSASAPDVDAEKPAAESSAAHPADTSHDTDTTPAASDDASDKAAAVTHDTADTHDTADTHEAAAADPDTADAHDAGANHDTDPMPETSSDAGAHDATQPATETH; from the coding sequence TTGGAAAGTTATATTATTGAGGAATACAAACCAAGAAGCAGCCGGCTACCGGCCCGGCTGGATCTGGCCCAGAGCGGCACGGGCCTGATCCTGGGGCTGTTCATGTGGGTGCACATGCTTCTGGTGGGCAGTATCATTCTGGGCAAGGGCGCGTTTGATTTCGTGGCCAAAACCATGGAACTGGCGTTTTTGTCTAACACAGGGCACGGGTATCCCATTGCCGTTTTTTTCGCAGTATCCGGGGTGTTTACCCTGTTTATCGTTCATGCGCTTTTGGGGATGCGCAAGTTTCCCATTTCCTGGCGCCAGCACCGGATCATGAGAGATCAGATGCAGATGATGAAACACACGGACACCAATTTGTGGTATATCCAGGCCGTGACCGGTTTTATCATGTTTTTTGCCGGGTCCGTGCATCTGTATACCATGCTGGTGAACCCGGGCAGCATCGATCCGTTTCTGTCCGCAGACCGGGTGGTGTCCGGCAATTACTGGTTTCTGTACCTGATTCTGCTCATCTGTGTGGAACTGCATGCCAGCATCGGCTTGTACCGGCTGTGCATGAAATGGGGATGGTTCACAGGCAAGGATGCCAGAAACTCCCGCAAAAAAATTAAAACAGTGAAAAACCGCCTGACCATTTTCTTTCTGGCCATCGGATTTCTGGCGCTGGCCATGTTCGTCATCATCGGTTTCCAGCACCGGAGCAATGCCGGTGAACCCTATCAGGGAAGCGCCTACCAGAAGACATCCCCTGTCGTGGAGGAAAAATCCGCATCAGCACCGGATGTTGACGCAGAAAAACCGGCGGCTGAATCCAGCGCCGCCCATCCGGCAGACACATCCCATGACACCGATACCACTCCGGCAGCATCAGACGACGCGTCAGACAAGGCGGCAGCAGTGACCCATGACACGGCGGATACTCATGACACAGCCGATACCCATGAAGCGGCCGCAGCCGACCCTGATACGGCTGATGCCCATGATGCAGGGGCAAATCATGATACAGACCCCATGCCTGAGACTTCATCGGATGCGGGGGCCCATGACGCCACCCAGCCTGCCACTGAAACGCATTAA
- the sucD gene encoding succinate--CoA ligase subunit alpha, translating to MSIFVNKDTKVLVQGITGNEGSFHTRQCISYGTRIVAGVTPGKGGQKMDDVPVFNTVAGAVKETGADASLIFVPPPFGADAIMEAADAGVSLIVAITEGIPILDMVKVKNFLSSKKCRLIGPNCPGIITPEECKVGIMPGMIHKKGHVGVVSRSGTLTYEVVDQLTKNGMGQSTCIGIGGDPVNGTNFIDVLSAFEADPDTHAMVMVGEIGGSAEEDAAAYIKAHVTKPVVGFIAGLTAPPGRRMGHAGAIISGSSGTGDAKIKAFKENGIHVCENLGRIGQICKEVF from the coding sequence GTGAGTATATTTGTCAACAAAGATACAAAAGTACTGGTACAGGGAATTACCGGCAATGAAGGCAGTTTCCATACCAGACAATGCATATCGTACGGGACCCGGATCGTGGCCGGGGTCACCCCGGGCAAGGGCGGACAGAAAATGGACGACGTCCCGGTGTTCAACACCGTGGCCGGGGCCGTCAAGGAAACCGGTGCCGATGCGTCCCTGATTTTCGTGCCCCCGCCGTTTGGGGCCGATGCCATCATGGAGGCGGCTGATGCCGGGGTGTCGCTCATTGTGGCCATCACCGAGGGGATCCCCATCCTGGACATGGTCAAGGTGAAAAATTTTTTAAGCAGTAAAAAATGCCGGTTGATCGGTCCCAACTGCCCGGGAATCATCACGCCCGAAGAGTGCAAGGTCGGGATCATGCCGGGTATGATTCACAAAAAAGGCCATGTGGGTGTGGTGTCCCGGTCCGGGACCCTGACCTATGAAGTGGTGGATCAGCTCACCAAAAACGGCATGGGCCAGTCCACCTGCATCGGCATCGGCGGGGACCCCGTGAACGGCACCAATTTCATCGATGTACTGTCCGCGTTTGAAGCGGATCCGGACACCCACGCCATGGTGATGGTGGGAGAGATCGGGGGCAGTGCCGAAGAAGATGCCGCCGCCTATATCAAGGCCCATGTCACCAAGCCCGTGGTGGGATTCATCGCCGGGCTCACGGCCCCGCCGGGCCGCCGCATGGGACATGCCGGCGCCATTATCTCCGGATCCAGCGGGACCGGAGACGCCAAAATCAAGGCGTTCAAGGAAAACGGCATTCATGTGTGTGAAAATCTGGGACGGATCGGACAGATCTGCAAAGAGGTATTTTAG
- the sucC gene encoding ADP-forming succinate--CoA ligase subunit beta, with the protein MKIHEYQAKELFRTFNVPVARSGVAFSKEEALKVAEDLGQYPVVVKAQIHAGGRGKGGGVKLAANSEQVMTIVDQFLGMRLVTDQTGPEGRIVRKVLIEAGQSIDKEFYLSLLVDRKTEKIVIMASQAGGVDIENVAAKTPEKIIRVFVDPLIGIQGYQMRQVGFQLGFPAPAMKQLYGLLFNLYRFFVKYDVSLVEINPLILTSEGNVMALDAKVDFDSNALFRHKDLLELRDLDEEDPMEVEASSYNLNYINLDGNVGNIVNGAGLAMATMDIIKNAGASPANFMDVGGGASAEQVENAFRIILADPKVKAVLINIFGGILRCDVFARGVVEAAKKTGVTVPVVVRMEGTNVEEGRQILADSDLNLTSASDLADAAEKIAAAVN; encoded by the coding sequence ATGAAGATACATGAATATCAGGCCAAGGAGTTGTTTCGAACATTCAATGTCCCGGTTGCCAGAAGCGGTGTGGCATTTTCAAAAGAAGAGGCACTCAAGGTTGCTGAAGATCTCGGTCAGTATCCAGTGGTGGTGAAAGCTCAGATCCATGCCGGTGGTCGCGGTAAAGGCGGTGGAGTCAAACTTGCGGCAAATTCCGAACAGGTGATGACCATTGTGGATCAGTTTTTGGGAATGCGTCTGGTCACTGATCAAACCGGACCGGAAGGCAGAATCGTCCGAAAAGTACTGATTGAAGCCGGTCAGAGTATTGATAAGGAGTTTTATCTGAGTCTTTTGGTTGATAGAAAGACTGAAAAAATAGTGATTATGGCAAGCCAGGCTGGGGGGGTCGATATTGAAAATGTTGCTGCAAAGACACCAGAAAAGATTATCAGGGTGTTTGTGGACCCACTTATAGGTATCCAGGGATATCAGATGCGGCAAGTGGGATTCCAGCTGGGTTTTCCGGCACCTGCCATGAAACAATTATATGGGTTGCTGTTCAATCTGTATCGTTTTTTTGTGAAATATGACGTATCTCTTGTGGAAATCAATCCATTGATTTTGACCTCGGAGGGAAATGTCATGGCTCTGGACGCCAAGGTGGATTTTGATTCCAACGCCCTGTTCCGGCACAAGGACCTGCTGGAATTAAGGGATCTGGACGAAGAAGACCCCATGGAGGTGGAAGCCTCGTCATACAATCTCAATTACATCAACCTGGACGGCAATGTGGGCAATATCGTCAACGGTGCCGGCCTGGCCATGGCCACCATGGATATCATCAAGAACGCCGGGGCCTCGCCTGCCAATTTCATGGATGTGGGGGGCGGCGCATCGGCCGAGCAAGTGGAAAACGCGTTCCGCATCATTCTGGCGGATCCGAAAGTCAAGGCCGTGCTCATCAATATTTTCGGCGGGATCTTAAGGTGTGACGTGTTTGCCAGAGGCGTGGTGGAAGCCGCCAAAAAGACCGGCGTTACCGTGCCCGTGGTGGTGCGCATGGAAGGCACCAACGTGGAAGAGGGCCGGCAGATTCTGGCGGACAGTGACCTGAACCTGACCAGTGCATCAGACCTGGCCGATGCAGCCGAAAAAATCGCAGCAGCAGTGAACTAA